One window from the genome of Pyxicephalus adspersus chromosome 6, UCB_Pads_2.0, whole genome shotgun sequence encodes:
- the LOC140333044 gene encoding opioid growth factor receptor-like isoform X2 produces MAISYDSTWEEDEEWSTNGEKAHKASKQLQNGKPVKLSYKVIYKYMYSVAARDMQNYRHGYRRAGRNFQGNPEKMLNLRFYRNEITFKPNGCYIDELLEKWKEDYDLLEYNHNYIQWLFPLRECGVNPQAAPLQEEEIKIMKQDKNVTTRLRKAYKLMLGFYGLYLKNENNGEVGKTEFWKQRYSNLNNNTHNNLRITRILKCLGELGFEHYQAPLVRFFLEETLCRGQLKNVKRSVLDYFIFSVKNKMERRDLVLFAWKHFGEESWFDWGPVDLLRKSQVLEEHKREDCDTIKKEDKMEQLKSQLDVRKQHKRKDMEDSDYDKFKEMEKKRDELKKHEKLYNNNTCRKDNEHEKKQYKSGDGEKIKLGNGNRQDGLEVHRKVGSPYNTKVSKDGRKKYKTEVRENMKENIQSEMKKKEMVASSYNKHVSDNLKNGKKNVNCCGCLGGFPKKK; encoded by the exons ATGGCAATCTCTTACGACTCAACCTGGGAGGAAGATGAAGAATGGTCTACAAATGGTGAAAAA GCACACAAGGCAAGCAAGCAGCTGCAAAATGGAAAACCAGTGAAACTGAGCTATAAGGTAatatataag TATATGTATTCTGTAGCTGCACGGGATATGCAGAACTATAGACATGGGTATCGGCGTGCAGGTCGCAATTTCCAGGGTAACCCG GAAAAAATGCTCAATTTACGTTTTTACAGAAATGAGATAACGTTCAAACCAAATG GTTGCTACATTGATGAGCTGCTGGAAAAATGGAAGGAGGATTATGATCTGCTTGAGTACAACCATAACTACATCCAATG GCTCTTTCCACTTCGAGAATGTGGCGTTAACCCACAAGCTGCTCCTCTACAGGAAGAAGAGATTAAG ATAATGAAGCAAGATAAAAATGTCACCACAAGGCTTCGGAAGGCATATAAGCTGATGTTAGGATTTTACGGCCTgtatctaaaaaatgaaaataatggagAAGTTGGCAAAACAGAATTTTGGAAACAAAGATACAGCAATTTAAATAA taaCACTCATAACAACCTGCGGATCACCCGAATCTTGAAGTGTTTGGGGGAATTGGGGTTTGAACACTACCAAGCTCCCCTGGTGcgtttttttttggaggaaaccCTGTGTCGAGGCcaattaaagaatgtaaaaagaagCGTATTAGACTACTTCATATTCTCCGTGAAGAACAAGATGGAACGTCGAGATTTGGTGCTCTTTGCCTGGAAACACTTTGGAGAGGAAAGCTGGTTTGACTGGGGACCTGTAGACTTGTTAAGAAAATCTCAAGTGTTGGAAGAACACAAAAGAGAGGACTGTGATACCATCAAGAAAGAAGACAAGATGGAACAGCTGAAGAGCCAGCTGGATGTCAGGAAACAACACAAAAGGAAAGACATGGAAGACTCTGATTATGACAAGTTcaaagaaatggagaaaaaacGTGATGAATTGAAGAAACATGAGaaattgtacaataataatacttgCAGAAAAGACAATGAACATGAGAAGAAACAATACAAAAGTGGGGATGGGGAAAAGATAAAATTAGGGAATGGAAACAGGCAAGATGGTCTGGAGGTACACAGGAAGGTAGGGAGCCCGTATAATACCAAAGTCAGTAAAGATGGCAGGAAAAAATACAAGACTGAGGTAAGGGAAAATATGAAGGAAAACATTCAAtctgaaatgaagaaaaaagaaatggtagCCAGCTCTTACAATAAACATGTGTCTGATAACttaaagaatgggaaaaaaaatgtaaactgttgtGGATGTTTAGGGGGGTTCCccaagaaaaagtaa
- the LOC140333044 gene encoding uncharacterized protein isoform X1, with amino-acid sequence MGWQSLTTQPGRKMKNGLQMVKKYAHKASKQLQNGKPVKLSYKVIYKYMYSVAARDMQNYRHGYRRAGRNFQGNPEKMLNLRFYRNEITFKPNGCYIDELLEKWKEDYDLLEYNHNYIQWLFPLRECGVNPQAAPLQEEEIKIMKQDKNVTTRLRKAYKLMLGFYGLYLKNENNGEVGKTEFWKQRYSNLNNNTHNNLRITRILKCLGELGFEHYQAPLVRFFLEETLCRGQLKNVKRSVLDYFIFSVKNKMERRDLVLFAWKHFGEESWFDWGPVDLLRKSQVLEEHKREDCDTIKKEDKMEQLKSQLDVRKQHKRKDMEDSDYDKFKEMEKKRDELKKHEKLYNNNTCRKDNEHEKKQYKSGDGEKIKLGNGNRQDGLEVHRKVGSPYNTKVSKDGRKKYKTEVRENMKENIQSEMKKKEMVASSYNKHVSDNLKNGKKNVNCCGCLGGFPKKK; translated from the exons ATGGGATGGCAATCTCTTACGACTCAACCTGGGAGGAAGATGAAGAATGGTCTACAAATGGTGAAAAAGTAT GCACACAAGGCAAGCAAGCAGCTGCAAAATGGAAAACCAGTGAAACTGAGCTATAAGGTAatatataag TATATGTATTCTGTAGCTGCACGGGATATGCAGAACTATAGACATGGGTATCGGCGTGCAGGTCGCAATTTCCAGGGTAACCCG GAAAAAATGCTCAATTTACGTTTTTACAGAAATGAGATAACGTTCAAACCAAATG GTTGCTACATTGATGAGCTGCTGGAAAAATGGAAGGAGGATTATGATCTGCTTGAGTACAACCATAACTACATCCAATG GCTCTTTCCACTTCGAGAATGTGGCGTTAACCCACAAGCTGCTCCTCTACAGGAAGAAGAGATTAAG ATAATGAAGCAAGATAAAAATGTCACCACAAGGCTTCGGAAGGCATATAAGCTGATGTTAGGATTTTACGGCCTgtatctaaaaaatgaaaataatggagAAGTTGGCAAAACAGAATTTTGGAAACAAAGATACAGCAATTTAAATAA taaCACTCATAACAACCTGCGGATCACCCGAATCTTGAAGTGTTTGGGGGAATTGGGGTTTGAACACTACCAAGCTCCCCTGGTGcgtttttttttggaggaaaccCTGTGTCGAGGCcaattaaagaatgtaaaaagaagCGTATTAGACTACTTCATATTCTCCGTGAAGAACAAGATGGAACGTCGAGATTTGGTGCTCTTTGCCTGGAAACACTTTGGAGAGGAAAGCTGGTTTGACTGGGGACCTGTAGACTTGTTAAGAAAATCTCAAGTGTTGGAAGAACACAAAAGAGAGGACTGTGATACCATCAAGAAAGAAGACAAGATGGAACAGCTGAAGAGCCAGCTGGATGTCAGGAAACAACACAAAAGGAAAGACATGGAAGACTCTGATTATGACAAGTTcaaagaaatggagaaaaaacGTGATGAATTGAAGAAACATGAGaaattgtacaataataatacttgCAGAAAAGACAATGAACATGAGAAGAAACAATACAAAAGTGGGGATGGGGAAAAGATAAAATTAGGGAATGGAAACAGGCAAGATGGTCTGGAGGTACACAGGAAGGTAGGGAGCCCGTATAATACCAAAGTCAGTAAAGATGGCAGGAAAAAATACAAGACTGAGGTAAGGGAAAATATGAAGGAAAACATTCAAtctgaaatgaagaaaaaagaaatggtagCCAGCTCTTACAATAAACATGTGTCTGATAACttaaagaatgggaaaaaaaatgtaaactgttgtGGATGTTTAGGGGGGTTCCccaagaaaaagtaa
- the LOC140333044 gene encoding opioid growth factor receptor-like isoform X4 has protein sequence MAISYDSTWEEDEEWSTNGEKAHKASKQLQNGKPVKLSYKYMYSVAARDMQNYRHGYRRAGRNFQGNPEKMLNLRFYRNEITFKPNGCYIDELLEKWKEDYDLLEYNHNYIQWLFPLRECGVNPQAAPLQEEEIKIMKQDKNVTTRLRKAYKLMLGFYGLYLKNENNGEVGKTEFWKQRYSNLNNNTHNNLRITRILKCLGELGFEHYQAPLVRFFLEETLCRGQLKNVKRSVLDYFIFSVKNKMERRDLVLFAWKHFGEESWFDWGPVDLLRKSQVLEEHKREDCDTIKKEDKMEQLKSQLDVRKQHKRKDMEDSDYDKFKEMEKKRDELKKHEKLYNNNTCRKDNEHEKKQYKSGDGEKIKLGNGNRQDGLEVHRKVGSPYNTKVSKDGRKKYKTEVRENMKENIQSEMKKKEMVASSYNKHVSDNLKNGKKNVNCCGCLGGFPKKK, from the exons ATGGCAATCTCTTACGACTCAACCTGGGAGGAAGATGAAGAATGGTCTACAAATGGTGAAAAA GCACACAAGGCAAGCAAGCAGCTGCAAAATGGAAAACCAGTGAAACTGAGCTATAAG TATATGTATTCTGTAGCTGCACGGGATATGCAGAACTATAGACATGGGTATCGGCGTGCAGGTCGCAATTTCCAGGGTAACCCG GAAAAAATGCTCAATTTACGTTTTTACAGAAATGAGATAACGTTCAAACCAAATG GTTGCTACATTGATGAGCTGCTGGAAAAATGGAAGGAGGATTATGATCTGCTTGAGTACAACCATAACTACATCCAATG GCTCTTTCCACTTCGAGAATGTGGCGTTAACCCACAAGCTGCTCCTCTACAGGAAGAAGAGATTAAG ATAATGAAGCAAGATAAAAATGTCACCACAAGGCTTCGGAAGGCATATAAGCTGATGTTAGGATTTTACGGCCTgtatctaaaaaatgaaaataatggagAAGTTGGCAAAACAGAATTTTGGAAACAAAGATACAGCAATTTAAATAA taaCACTCATAACAACCTGCGGATCACCCGAATCTTGAAGTGTTTGGGGGAATTGGGGTTTGAACACTACCAAGCTCCCCTGGTGcgtttttttttggaggaaaccCTGTGTCGAGGCcaattaaagaatgtaaaaagaagCGTATTAGACTACTTCATATTCTCCGTGAAGAACAAGATGGAACGTCGAGATTTGGTGCTCTTTGCCTGGAAACACTTTGGAGAGGAAAGCTGGTTTGACTGGGGACCTGTAGACTTGTTAAGAAAATCTCAAGTGTTGGAAGAACACAAAAGAGAGGACTGTGATACCATCAAGAAAGAAGACAAGATGGAACAGCTGAAGAGCCAGCTGGATGTCAGGAAACAACACAAAAGGAAAGACATGGAAGACTCTGATTATGACAAGTTcaaagaaatggagaaaaaacGTGATGAATTGAAGAAACATGAGaaattgtacaataataatacttgCAGAAAAGACAATGAACATGAGAAGAAACAATACAAAAGTGGGGATGGGGAAAAGATAAAATTAGGGAATGGAAACAGGCAAGATGGTCTGGAGGTACACAGGAAGGTAGGGAGCCCGTATAATACCAAAGTCAGTAAAGATGGCAGGAAAAAATACAAGACTGAGGTAAGGGAAAATATGAAGGAAAACATTCAAtctgaaatgaagaaaaaagaaatggtagCCAGCTCTTACAATAAACATGTGTCTGATAACttaaagaatgggaaaaaaaatgtaaactgttgtGGATGTTTAGGGGGGTTCCccaagaaaaagtaa
- the LOC140333044 gene encoding opioid growth factor receptor-like isoform X3, translating to MGWQSLTTQPGRKMKNGLQMVKKYAHKASKQLQNGKPVKLSYKYMYSVAARDMQNYRHGYRRAGRNFQGNPEKMLNLRFYRNEITFKPNGCYIDELLEKWKEDYDLLEYNHNYIQWLFPLRECGVNPQAAPLQEEEIKIMKQDKNVTTRLRKAYKLMLGFYGLYLKNENNGEVGKTEFWKQRYSNLNNNTHNNLRITRILKCLGELGFEHYQAPLVRFFLEETLCRGQLKNVKRSVLDYFIFSVKNKMERRDLVLFAWKHFGEESWFDWGPVDLLRKSQVLEEHKREDCDTIKKEDKMEQLKSQLDVRKQHKRKDMEDSDYDKFKEMEKKRDELKKHEKLYNNNTCRKDNEHEKKQYKSGDGEKIKLGNGNRQDGLEVHRKVGSPYNTKVSKDGRKKYKTEVRENMKENIQSEMKKKEMVASSYNKHVSDNLKNGKKNVNCCGCLGGFPKKK from the exons ATGGGATGGCAATCTCTTACGACTCAACCTGGGAGGAAGATGAAGAATGGTCTACAAATGGTGAAAAAGTAT GCACACAAGGCAAGCAAGCAGCTGCAAAATGGAAAACCAGTGAAACTGAGCTATAAG TATATGTATTCTGTAGCTGCACGGGATATGCAGAACTATAGACATGGGTATCGGCGTGCAGGTCGCAATTTCCAGGGTAACCCG GAAAAAATGCTCAATTTACGTTTTTACAGAAATGAGATAACGTTCAAACCAAATG GTTGCTACATTGATGAGCTGCTGGAAAAATGGAAGGAGGATTATGATCTGCTTGAGTACAACCATAACTACATCCAATG GCTCTTTCCACTTCGAGAATGTGGCGTTAACCCACAAGCTGCTCCTCTACAGGAAGAAGAGATTAAG ATAATGAAGCAAGATAAAAATGTCACCACAAGGCTTCGGAAGGCATATAAGCTGATGTTAGGATTTTACGGCCTgtatctaaaaaatgaaaataatggagAAGTTGGCAAAACAGAATTTTGGAAACAAAGATACAGCAATTTAAATAA taaCACTCATAACAACCTGCGGATCACCCGAATCTTGAAGTGTTTGGGGGAATTGGGGTTTGAACACTACCAAGCTCCCCTGGTGcgtttttttttggaggaaaccCTGTGTCGAGGCcaattaaagaatgtaaaaagaagCGTATTAGACTACTTCATATTCTCCGTGAAGAACAAGATGGAACGTCGAGATTTGGTGCTCTTTGCCTGGAAACACTTTGGAGAGGAAAGCTGGTTTGACTGGGGACCTGTAGACTTGTTAAGAAAATCTCAAGTGTTGGAAGAACACAAAAGAGAGGACTGTGATACCATCAAGAAAGAAGACAAGATGGAACAGCTGAAGAGCCAGCTGGATGTCAGGAAACAACACAAAAGGAAAGACATGGAAGACTCTGATTATGACAAGTTcaaagaaatggagaaaaaacGTGATGAATTGAAGAAACATGAGaaattgtacaataataatacttgCAGAAAAGACAATGAACATGAGAAGAAACAATACAAAAGTGGGGATGGGGAAAAGATAAAATTAGGGAATGGAAACAGGCAAGATGGTCTGGAGGTACACAGGAAGGTAGGGAGCCCGTATAATACCAAAGTCAGTAAAGATGGCAGGAAAAAATACAAGACTGAGGTAAGGGAAAATATGAAGGAAAACATTCAAtctgaaatgaagaaaaaagaaatggtagCCAGCTCTTACAATAAACATGTGTCTGATAACttaaagaatgggaaaaaaaatgtaaactgttgtGGATGTTTAGGGGGGTTCCccaagaaaaagtaa
- the LOC140333046 gene encoding opioid growth factor receptor-like isoform X2, producing MSYYQPAWDSEYDSTWEEDGEVQRPKKKKHKSFYKNRAARDLQNYRHGYPDLPPATPNLEFYQNKIPFKPNGEYIDNIHQNWREDYYTLERNHNFIQWLFPLREQGVNSFSTPLTQYEIQLMKNDEQVVMRFLESYKLMLGFYGMVLLDADTGEVARSERNWTERFENLNNHTHNNLRITRILKCLGEMGYEKFQAPLVRFFLEEILCNGNLPRVKTSALDYFMFTVKNKKERQKLVHFAYMNYKPQHEFVWGPVEKLQIYQPHSGEKSFNNDSFSYYSAENNEISENEPNKRNETLSIVRRTMRFISMPFLYFF from the exons ATGTCCTACTATCAGCCGGCCTGGGACTCAGAATATGACTCTACCTGGGAGGAAGATGGTGAAGTTCAGcgaccaaagaaaaaaaagcacaagtcTTTTTATAAG aacagAGCAGCCAGGGACCTGCAGAATTACAGACATGGATATCCG GACTTACCTCCAGCCACTCCGAACCTTGAATTCTACCAGAACAAGATCCCTTTTAAGCCTAATG GAGAATACATAGACAACATACATCAAAACTGGCGTGAAGATTATTACACACTAGAGAGGAACCATAACTTCATTCAGTG GCTGTTTCCACTTCGGGAGCAAGGTGTGAACAGTTTCTCCACTCCCCTCACCCAGTACGAAATTCAG TTGATGAAGAATGATGAGCAGGTCGTGATGAGGTTCCTTGAGTCATACAAACTCATGCTGGGATTTTATGGCATGGTATTACTGGACGCAGACACTGGGGAGGTCGCCAGATCAGAAAGAAACTGGACGGAAAGATTTGAGAACCTAAACAA tcacacacacaACAACTTACGTATCACGCGGATATTGAAGTGCTTGGGAGAGATGGGCTATGAAAAATTCCAGGCTCCATTGGTGAGGTTTTTCCTGGAGGAGATCCTGTGTAATGGCAACTTACCAAGAGTAAAAACAAGTGCTTTGGACTATTTTATGTTCACCGTAAAGAACAAGAAAGAACGCCAAAAGCTAGTGCACTTTGCTTATATGAACTACAAACCACAACACGAGTTTGTCTGGGGGCCTGTGGAGAAACTCCAAATATACCAGCCTCATTCAGGAGAGAAAAGTTTCAATAATGACAGCTTTAGTTATTACTCTGCAGAAAACAATGAAATCTCAGAAAATGAGCCAAATAAGAGAAATGAAACCCTTAGCATAGTTAGAAGAACTATGCGTTTTATATCAAtgccttttctgtattttttctga
- the LOC140333046 gene encoding opioid growth factor receptor-like isoform X3 has product MGSSESSLSYDSTWEEDEDDSSSNTERSTMDSKEEIYPKAQAKNLEERKKLQFRYKYMFSEAAQDMQNYRHRYQTSSSNYQNSPEEMLNLKFYRNQIKFMPNGLYIDDLLRNWKDHYDILEENHNYIQWLFPLRELGKNSYASPLHEDEIEMMKKDADVKKRLCEAYKLMLNFYGIQLLDEISGKVGQAENWQERYKNLDSHTHNNLRITRILKCLGEMGYEKFQAPLVRFFLEEILCNGNLPRVKTSALDYFMFTVKNKKERQKLVHFAYMNYKPQHEFVWGPVEKLQIYQPHSGEKSFNNDSFSYYSAENNEISENEPNKRNETLSIVRRTMRFISMPFLYFF; this is encoded by the exons ATGGGCAGCTCTGAGTCTTCCCTTTCTTACGATTCCACCTGGGAAGAGGATGAAGATGACAGCAGCAGCAATACCGAGCGATCTACTATGGATAGCAAAGAAGAAATCTATCCCAAG GCACAAGCcaaaaacctggaagaaagaaagaaattacagTTCAGGTACAAG tatatgttttcTGAAGCTGCACAAGACATGCAAAACTACAGGCACCGTTACCAGACTTCAAGTTCAAACTACCAGAATAGCCCG GAGGAAATGCTGAATCTGAAGTTTTACAGAAACCAGATAAAATTCATGCCGAATG GTTTGTACATAGACGATCTGCTCAGGAACTGGAAGGATCATTATGATATACTGGAGGAGAACCATAACTACATTCAGTG gttgtTTCCACTTCGAGAACTTGGCAAGAATTCATATGCCTCTCCTCTGCATGAAGATGAGATTGAG ATGATGAAGAAGGATGCAGATGTCAAGAAGAGACTTTGCGAGGCATACAAACTAATGTTAAATTTCTATGGCATCCAACTGTTAGATGAGATTAGCGGAAAGGTTGGTCAGGCGGAGAACTGGCAGGAAAGATATAAGAATCTAGACAG tcacacacacaACAACTTACGTATCACGCGGATATTGAAGTGCTTGGGAGAGATGGGCTATGAAAAATTCCAGGCTCCATTGGTGAGGTTTTTCCTGGAGGAGATCCTGTGTAATGGCAACTTACCAAGAGTAAAAACAAGTGCTTTGGACTATTTTATGTTCACCGTAAAGAACAAGAAAGAACGCCAAAAGCTAGTGCACTTTGCTTATATGAACTACAAACCACAACACGAGTTTGTCTGGGGGCCTGTGGAGAAACTCCAAATATACCAGCCTCATTCAGGAGAGAAAAGTTTCAATAATGACAGCTTTAGTTATTACTCTGCAGAAAACAATGAAATCTCAGAAAATGAGCCAAATAAGAGAAATGAAACCCTTAGCATAGTTAGAAGAACTATGCGTTTTATATCAAtgccttttctgtattttttctga
- the LOC140333046 gene encoding opioid growth factor receptor-like isoform X1: MGSSESSLSYDSTWEEDEDDSSSNTERSTMDSKEEIYPKAQAKNLEERKKLQFRYKYMFSEAAQDMQNYRHRYQTSSSNYQNSPEEMLNLKFYRNQIKFMPNGLYIDDLLRNWKDHYDILEENHNYIQWLFPLRELGKNSYASPLHEDEIEMMKKDADVKKRLCEAYKLMLNFYGIQLLDEISGKVGQAENWQERYKNLDRNSHNNLRITRILKCLGELGFEHYQKPLISFFLEETLCYGNLQNVKESVLDYFLFSVRNKKERRELLKLAWKLYEPKALFIWGPAEVLQRNGLTRSERPHDNNSVRNSEEEKGCCSVWCCC; this comes from the exons ATGGGCAGCTCTGAGTCTTCCCTTTCTTACGATTCCACCTGGGAAGAGGATGAAGATGACAGCAGCAGCAATACCGAGCGATCTACTATGGATAGCAAAGAAGAAATCTATCCCAAG GCACAAGCcaaaaacctggaagaaagaaagaaattacagTTCAGGTACAAG tatatgttttcTGAAGCTGCACAAGACATGCAAAACTACAGGCACCGTTACCAGACTTCAAGTTCAAACTACCAGAATAGCCCG GAGGAAATGCTGAATCTGAAGTTTTACAGAAACCAGATAAAATTCATGCCGAATG GTTTGTACATAGACGATCTGCTCAGGAACTGGAAGGATCATTATGATATACTGGAGGAGAACCATAACTACATTCAGTG gttgtTTCCACTTCGAGAACTTGGCAAGAATTCATATGCCTCTCCTCTGCATGAAGATGAGATTGAG ATGATGAAGAAGGATGCAGATGTCAAGAAGAGACTTTGCGAGGCATACAAACTAATGTTAAATTTCTATGGCATCCAACTGTTAGATGAGATTAGCGGAAAGGTTGGTCAGGCGGAGAACTGGCAGGAAAGATATAAGAATCTAGACAG AAACAGCCACAACAACCTACGAATCACACGAATCCTCAAATGTTTGGGGGAATTGGGTTTTGAACACTACCAGAAGCCTCTCATCTCCTTTTTTCTGGAAGAAACCTTATGCTATGGTAACTTACAGAACGTTAAAGAAAGTGTGTTAGATTATTTCCTCTTCTCTGTGAGAAACAAGAAGGAACGAAGGGAACTGCTAAAATTGGCATGGAAACTTTATGAACCAAAAGCTTTGTTTATATGGGGGCCAGCTGAAGTACTCCAAAGGAACGGCCTCACAAGATCGGAAAGACCACACGACAACAACAGCGTTAGGAATTCAGAGGAAGAAAAAGGGTGCTGTTCAGTTTGGTGTTGTTGCTAA